One region of Ornithinibacter aureus genomic DNA includes:
- a CDS encoding primosome assembly protein PriA (binding of PriA to forked DNA starts the assembly of the primosome, also possesses 3'-5' helicase activity), which yields MAATGDPTSEVLPVALVQVDTGLAHLDRPFEYTVPTSLADTALLGVRVKVRFAGQDLSGFVLDRRADAEHLGRLSPLRRVVSPEPVLTPAVLRAARVVADHYAGSLGDVLRLAVPPRHAAAEKVLPVSPPDPADRPPLPDRMPAAWLPYPAGPAFLTHVGAGGAPAASLLVVPSTDPDGDWPMLLAQAARTAVEGGRGAVIVVPDHRDVVRVEAALIRSLGTGRHTRLTADQGPQARYTAYLKALRGHAQVVVGTRAAAFAPVRDLGLVAWWDDGDDLLDEPRAPYPHVREVLLARAADEGAAVLAAAYSRSVAVADLVSRGVLTPVEAPRAVVRAAAASVRVAGEGHDADRDPAVAAAHLPSLAWRTAKEALAHGPVLVQVPRRGYLPSLSCQTCRRPARCSACAGPLALAGPQGPTSCRWCGRVETAFSCPACGGHALRSAVVGARRTAEELGRAFPGVPVERSGAGTVLDVVKAGPRLVVSTPGAEPVAPEGYAAALLLDAWALLDRPTLLAGEEALRRWLAAAALVRAASRGGRIVLAGAPTEVSVPAVEALVRWDPTWFAERELTERHELSLPPAARLATLTGPRAALERSLEEVALPASAAVLGPLPHAGGPVSAGRAGAAPQERWRTIITVPRPDGPDLTRELAAMRARASARKDPDPVTVRVDPPDPTT from the coding sequence ATGGCAGCGACCGGCGACCCGACGAGCGAGGTGCTCCCGGTGGCCCTGGTCCAGGTCGACACCGGTCTGGCCCACCTCGACCGGCCGTTCGAGTACACCGTGCCGACCTCGTTGGCCGACACCGCGCTCTTGGGGGTGCGGGTCAAGGTGCGCTTCGCCGGGCAGGACCTCTCCGGCTTCGTGCTCGACCGGCGCGCGGATGCCGAACACCTCGGCCGGCTCAGCCCCCTCCGCCGGGTCGTGTCGCCCGAACCGGTGCTCACCCCGGCGGTGCTGCGTGCCGCCCGCGTCGTCGCCGACCACTACGCCGGGTCACTCGGCGACGTGTTGCGCCTCGCGGTCCCACCCAGGCACGCCGCCGCCGAGAAGGTCCTTCCGGTCTCGCCGCCGGACCCGGCCGACCGACCCCCACTGCCGGATCGGATGCCGGCCGCCTGGCTCCCGTACCCCGCGGGCCCCGCGTTCCTCACCCACGTGGGTGCGGGAGGTGCGCCGGCCGCATCCCTGCTCGTCGTCCCCTCCACCGACCCGGACGGTGACTGGCCGATGCTGCTGGCCCAGGCCGCGCGCACGGCCGTCGAGGGTGGTCGCGGGGCGGTCATCGTCGTGCCCGACCATCGTGACGTCGTGCGGGTCGAGGCCGCGCTGATCCGCTCGCTCGGCACCGGTCGGCACACCCGGCTCACGGCCGACCAGGGCCCGCAGGCCCGGTACACCGCCTACCTCAAGGCGCTGCGCGGTCACGCCCAGGTGGTCGTCGGCACGAGGGCGGCGGCCTTCGCCCCGGTCCGGGACCTCGGCCTCGTCGCCTGGTGGGACGACGGTGACGACCTGCTCGACGAACCCAGAGCGCCCTACCCGCACGTGCGTGAGGTGCTGCTCGCGCGGGCGGCCGACGAGGGCGCTGCCGTCCTGGCCGCCGCGTACTCGCGGTCGGTGGCCGTGGCCGACCTCGTGTCCCGGGGCGTGCTGACCCCGGTCGAGGCGCCCCGGGCGGTGGTGCGGGCGGCCGCCGCGTCGGTGCGCGTGGCCGGTGAGGGGCACGACGCCGACCGCGACCCGGCGGTCGCTGCGGCCCACCTGCCGAGTCTGGCGTGGCGCACGGCGAAGGAGGCGCTGGCCCACGGCCCGGTGCTCGTGCAGGTGCCCCGGCGCGGCTACCTGCCGTCGCTGTCGTGCCAGACCTGCCGTCGACCGGCTCGGTGCTCGGCGTGCGCCGGTCCGTTGGCGCTGGCGGGGCCGCAGGGTCCGACGTCGTGCCGATGGTGCGGCCGGGTCGAGACGGCGTTCAGCTGTCCGGCCTGCGGCGGGCACGCGCTGCGGTCGGCAGTCGTCGGTGCACGTCGTACGGCGGAGGAGCTGGGACGGGCGTTCCCCGGTGTGCCCGTCGAACGCTCCGGGGCAGGCACGGTGCTCGACGTCGTCAAGGCAGGTCCGCGGCTGGTCGTCTCGACCCCGGGTGCCGAGCCGGTGGCCCCGGAGGGCTACGCCGCGGCGCTGCTGCTCGACGCCTGGGCGCTGCTCGACCGGCCGACTCTCCTGGCAGGGGAGGAGGCCCTGCGCCGGTGGCTCGCGGCAGCGGCACTCGTGCGGGCGGCGTCCCGCGGGGGGCGCATCGTGCTCGCGGGTGCACCGACCGAGGTGTCGGTACCCGCCGTCGAGGCGCTGGTGCGGTGGGACCCCACCTGGTTCGCCGAGCGCGAACTCACCGAGCGGCACGAGCTGTCGCTGCCCCCCGCGGCCCGGCTGGCCACCCTCACCGGGCCGCGCGCCGCGCTGGAGCGGTCGCTCGAGGAGGTGGCGCTTCCGGCTTCCGCCGCGGTGCTCGGGCCGTTGCCACACGCGGGCGGCCCCGTCAGCGCCGGGCGTGCTGGCGCGGCCCCCCAGGAGCGCTGGCGAACGATCATCACCGTCCCACGGCCCGATGGCCCCGACCTCACGCGCGAACTCGCGGCGATGAGGGCACGGGCCTCCGCCCGCAAGGACCCCGACCCCGTCACGGTGCGGGTCGACCCCCCAGACCCCACGACGTGA
- the rpoZ gene encoding DNA-directed RNA polymerase subunit omega: protein MSGTVADPIGITNPPIDELLERADSKYSLVLYSAKRARQINAYYAQLQEGLLEYVGPLVDSEVHEKPMSIALREINEGLLTSTPTPSQG from the coding sequence GTGTCCGGAACCGTGGCCGACCCCATCGGCATCACCAACCCCCCGATCGACGAGCTCCTCGAGCGCGCCGACTCCAAGTACTCCCTGGTGCTCTACTCCGCGAAGCGGGCCCGGCAGATCAACGCCTACTACGCCCAGCTCCAGGAGGGCCTGCTCGAGTACGTCGGTCCGCTGGTCGACTCCGAGGTGCACGAGAAGCCGATGTCGATCGCCCTTCGCGAGATCAACGAGGGCCTGCTGACCTCGACCCCCACGCCCTCCCAGGGCTGA
- the fmt gene encoding methionyl-tRNA formyltransferase, translating into MRLVFAGTPQTAVPSLLALLSSAHDVVAVVTRPDARSGRGRTLAPSPVKQVALEHGLDVLTPVSPRDPDFQARLVELDPDCCPVVAYGALVPRAALEVPRVGWVNLHFSLLPAWRGAAPVQRAIMAGDDVTGATTFLLEEGLDTGPVLGTLTETVRPSDTSGILLDRLAHAGAGLLVATMDGIADGSLRAVPQPDDGVSHAPKLTTDEAQVRWGLPAHVVDRHVRGCTPAPGAWTTFRGERVKLGPVGLATAAAGMPSADSGDAPSLTLAPGELHVTKRSVLVGTGSTPVELREVLPPGKKEMAAPDWARGVRITSGERFDG; encoded by the coding sequence ATGCGCCTCGTGTTCGCGGGAACCCCGCAGACGGCGGTGCCCTCGCTGCTCGCGCTGCTCTCCTCCGCGCACGACGTCGTCGCCGTGGTGACCCGCCCCGACGCCCGCTCCGGCAGGGGCCGCACCCTCGCGCCGTCACCCGTCAAGCAGGTGGCGCTCGAGCACGGCCTCGACGTGCTCACCCCTGTCTCACCCCGGGACCCCGACTTCCAGGCGCGCCTCGTCGAGCTCGATCCCGACTGCTGCCCGGTCGTCGCCTACGGCGCCCTCGTGCCCCGCGCGGCACTCGAGGTGCCGCGGGTCGGCTGGGTCAACCTGCACTTCTCGCTGCTCCCGGCCTGGCGTGGGGCCGCCCCCGTGCAGCGCGCGATCATGGCGGGTGACGACGTCACGGGCGCCACGACCTTCCTGCTCGAGGAAGGGCTCGACACCGGGCCGGTGCTCGGCACCCTCACCGAGACGGTGCGCCCGAGCGACACCAGCGGCATCCTGCTCGACCGCCTCGCCCACGCCGGCGCCGGCCTGCTCGTCGCGACCATGGACGGCATCGCCGACGGATCGCTGCGCGCCGTGCCCCAGCCCGACGACGGCGTCAGCCACGCCCCGAAGCTCACGACCGACGAGGCGCAGGTGCGGTGGGGGCTGCCCGCCCACGTCGTCGACCGGCACGTGCGCGGCTGCACCCCTGCCCCGGGCGCCTGGACGACCTTTCGCGGTGAACGCGTCAAGCTCGGGCCCGTCGGGCTCGCCACGGCAGCAGCAGGGATGCCGTCCGCGGACTCCGGGGACGCACCCTCCCTCACGCTCGCCCCCGGTGAGCTGCACGTCACCAAACGCTCGGTGCTCGTCGGCACCGGGTCCACCCCCGTCGAGCTGCGGGAGGTGCTTCCCCCCGGCAAGAAGGAGATGGCGGCGCCCGACTGGGCTCGCGGCGTCCGGATCACCTCAGGAGAACGTTTCGATGGCTGA
- a CDS encoding RsmB/NOP family class I SAM-dependent RNA methyltransferase, with the protein MAEREHHDRGGSRPQRRDDRAGGRPASGGRGPRARSATAPSQRTKRAEPTRFAAYTLLRSVAEGGYANLELPDILRRHHLAGRDAAFATELAFGTIRWQGFYDAVIAQAAGRPTDRIDPQVLDVVRLGAHQLMGMRVSTHAAADQTVGLSKVVAGAGAGSFVNAVMRRMSEKTLEQWQEAVVLEGGGVDALAVLHSHPQWVVSALRAALLGHGRATAETIDTELEALLAADNDPPRVHLVARPGLSDVDELLSCAQACKSTLSPHGVVLDSGDPGSVAAVRQGRASVQDEGSQLVALALAAAEVGPDVPDRWLDLCAGPGGKAGVLGAMAVQHGADLTAVEVTPHRADLVRATLAALTRHAESVGQRVEVRTADGRDVGTDEPGAHGKVLVDAPCTGLGALRRRPEARWRRQPSDVAELAPLQRALLTSALAAVAPGGVVAYATCSPHVAETRFVVSDVLKKHPDVELVDARPLFTDASGAPLDGLGDGPYVQLWPHLHGTDAMFFALLRRR; encoded by the coding sequence ATGGCTGAGCGCGAGCACCACGACCGCGGCGGTTCCCGCCCGCAGCGGCGCGACGACCGCGCAGGTGGCCGACCGGCATCCGGTGGGCGTGGTCCACGGGCGCGCAGCGCCACGGCACCCTCCCAGCGCACCAAGCGGGCCGAGCCGACCCGGTTCGCCGCCTACACGCTGCTGCGCTCCGTGGCCGAGGGGGGCTACGCCAACCTCGAGCTGCCCGACATCCTTCGACGCCACCACCTCGCGGGCCGCGACGCCGCCTTCGCCACCGAGCTGGCCTTCGGCACGATTCGGTGGCAGGGCTTCTACGACGCCGTCATCGCGCAGGCCGCCGGCCGGCCGACCGACCGCATCGACCCCCAGGTGCTCGATGTGGTGCGGCTCGGGGCCCACCAGCTCATGGGGATGCGGGTCTCGACGCACGCCGCGGCCGACCAGACCGTGGGCTTGTCCAAGGTCGTGGCGGGGGCCGGGGCGGGCAGCTTCGTCAACGCGGTCATGCGACGGATGAGCGAGAAGACCCTCGAGCAGTGGCAGGAGGCGGTCGTCCTCGAAGGTGGGGGAGTGGACGCCCTCGCTGTGCTCCACAGCCACCCGCAGTGGGTCGTCTCCGCGTTGCGGGCCGCCCTGCTCGGGCACGGACGAGCCACCGCCGAGACGATCGACACCGAGCTCGAGGCGCTCCTGGCCGCCGACAACGACCCGCCCCGGGTCCACCTCGTCGCCCGGCCCGGCCTGTCGGACGTGGACGAGCTGCTCTCCTGCGCGCAGGCCTGCAAGAGCACCCTCTCCCCGCACGGGGTGGTGCTCGACAGCGGTGACCCCGGCTCCGTCGCAGCCGTGCGGCAGGGTCGGGCGTCGGTGCAGGACGAGGGCTCGCAGCTCGTGGCCCTGGCCCTCGCGGCGGCCGAGGTCGGCCCCGACGTCCCGGACCGGTGGCTCGACCTGTGCGCGGGCCCGGGCGGCAAGGCCGGTGTGCTCGGCGCGATGGCGGTGCAGCACGGTGCTGACCTCACCGCCGTCGAGGTGACCCCCCACCGTGCCGACCTCGTGCGCGCCACCCTCGCTGCCCTGACGCGGCACGCCGAGTCGGTCGGCCAGCGCGTCGAGGTGCGCACCGCCGACGGGCGTGACGTGGGCACGGACGAGCCGGGCGCCCACGGCAAGGTGCTCGTCGACGCCCCGTGCACCGGGTTGGGCGCGCTGCGCCGCCGCCCCGAGGCGCGATGGCGCCGCCAGCCCTCGGACGTCGCCGAGCTGGCTCCGCTCCAGCGGGCGCTGCTGACCTCGGCCCTGGCCGCGGTGGCGCCCGGAGGAGTCGTCGCGTACGCCACGTGCAGCCCGCACGTCGCGGAGACCCGGTTCGTCGTCTCCGACGTGCTGAAGAAGCACCCCGACGTCGAGCTCGTCGATGCCCGGCCGCTGTTCACCGACGCCTCGGGGGCGCCCCTCGACGGGCTCGGTGACGGGCCGTACGTGCAGCTGTGGCCGCACCTCCACGGCACCGACGCCATGTTCTTCGCCCTGCTCCGTCGCCGCTGA
- a CDS encoding bifunctional phosphopantothenoylcysteine decarboxylase/phosphopantothenate synthase, with product MKVVLGVAGGIAAYKAASLLRLFTEAGHDATVVPTQAALNFVGAATWSALSGKPVHTDVWSDITAVPHVRIGQEADLVVVAPATADLLARAATGQANDLLTTVLLTARCPVVMAPAMHTEMWEHAATQANVATLSERGIHIVPPASGRLTGSDTGPGRLPEPEDLFAVCTRLFPTLPAGGGATRRSDVDSAAAGRKGQDLTGLRVVVSAGGTREPLDPVRYLGNRSSGKQGYALAQAAADRGADVTLVSSSSLPVPAGVTLVPVETALELQAAVTDAVRGADVVVMAAAVADFRPAAYADHKIKKSHEAAADGSADESAPVVTLVRNPDILAGLVQARGSATTPVIVGFAAETGDGEASVLEHGRAKLARKDCDLLVVNEVGVGVTFGQDDNTVHILERGTDHVTDIGPATKLEVAHAVWDAVTDLL from the coding sequence GTGAAGGTCGTCCTCGGCGTTGCCGGTGGCATCGCCGCCTACAAGGCCGCGTCGCTGCTGCGCCTGTTCACCGAGGCCGGGCACGACGCCACGGTGGTGCCCACCCAGGCCGCGCTGAACTTCGTCGGCGCGGCCACCTGGTCGGCGTTGTCCGGCAAGCCCGTGCACACCGACGTGTGGTCCGACATCACGGCGGTTCCGCACGTGCGGATCGGCCAGGAAGCCGACCTCGTCGTCGTGGCGCCGGCCACCGCTGACCTGCTCGCCCGTGCGGCCACCGGGCAGGCGAACGACCTGCTCACGACGGTGCTGCTCACGGCCCGGTGCCCGGTGGTGATGGCGCCCGCCATGCACACCGAGATGTGGGAGCACGCTGCCACCCAGGCGAACGTCGCGACGCTCAGCGAGCGCGGCATCCACATCGTGCCCCCGGCATCCGGGCGCCTCACGGGCAGCGACACCGGCCCCGGCCGCCTGCCCGAGCCCGAGGACCTGTTCGCGGTCTGCACCCGCCTCTTCCCGACTCTTCCTGCCGGTGGCGGGGCAACACGCCGCTCCGACGTGGACTCGGCGGCGGCCGGCAGGAAAGGTCAGGACCTCACGGGCCTGCGAGTGGTCGTGAGCGCCGGGGGCACCCGCGAGCCGCTCGACCCCGTGCGCTACCTCGGCAACCGCTCGTCCGGCAAGCAGGGGTACGCCCTCGCGCAGGCCGCTGCCGACCGCGGCGCCGACGTCACCCTGGTGTCGTCGTCGTCTCTGCCCGTGCCGGCCGGCGTCACGCTCGTTCCCGTCGAGACCGCCCTGGAGCTTCAGGCCGCGGTCACGGATGCCGTGCGTGGGGCCGACGTCGTCGTCATGGCGGCCGCCGTGGCCGACTTCCGCCCGGCGGCCTATGCCGACCACAAGATCAAGAAGTCGCACGAGGCCGCGGCCGACGGCAGCGCCGACGAGTCGGCCCCCGTCGTGACCCTGGTGCGAAACCCCGACATCCTCGCCGGGCTCGTCCAGGCCCGGGGGAGTGCCACCACCCCCGTCATCGTGGGGTTCGCCGCCGAGACCGGTGACGGCGAGGCCTCCGTGCTCGAGCACGGGCGGGCCAAGCTCGCCCGCAAGGACTGTGACCTGCTCGTCGTGAACGAGGTGGGGGTCGGTGTCACCTTCGGGCAGGACGACAACACCGTGCACATCCTCGAGCGCGGCACCGATCACGTGACCGACATCGGGCCGGCCACGAAGCTCGAGGTCGCGCACGCGGTCTGGGACGCCGTCACCGACCTCCTCTGA
- the rpe gene encoding ribulose-phosphate 3-epimerase, with product MLISPSILSADFANLERELGAIATADWAHVDVMDNHFVPNLTLGLPIVESLVRVSPIPIDCHLMIEDPDRWAPGYAEAGARSVTFHIEAVADAVATARAIRAAGARAAFAVKPETPFAPYEDLLPEVDMVLVMTVEPGFGGQSFMADQMPKVSQVRDAVRRFGGEVWVQVDGGVSASTIEQCADAGADVFVAGSAVYGAESASAAIEQLRALATAHTHR from the coding sequence GTGCTGATCTCACCGTCGATCCTCTCCGCCGACTTCGCGAACCTCGAGCGCGAGCTGGGGGCGATCGCCACCGCCGACTGGGCGCACGTCGACGTGATGGACAACCACTTCGTCCCGAACCTCACGCTCGGGCTACCCATCGTCGAGTCGCTGGTGCGGGTGTCGCCCATCCCGATCGACTGCCACCTCATGATCGAGGACCCCGACCGCTGGGCACCGGGGTACGCCGAGGCCGGGGCCCGGTCGGTGACCTTCCACATCGAGGCCGTCGCGGATGCCGTGGCGACCGCCCGCGCCATCCGCGCCGCCGGGGCTCGGGCGGCGTTCGCGGTCAAGCCGGAAACCCCCTTCGCCCCCTACGAGGACCTCCTGCCCGAGGTCGACATGGTGCTCGTCATGACCGTCGAACCGGGGTTCGGTGGCCAGTCGTTCATGGCCGACCAGATGCCCAAGGTCTCGCAGGTCCGCGACGCCGTGCGCCGCTTCGGCGGCGAGGTGTGGGTGCAGGTCGACGGCGGGGTGTCCGCCTCGACCATCGAACAGTGTGCGGATGCCGGTGCGGACGTCTTCGTCGCCGGCTCGGCGGTGTACGGCGCCGAGTCGGCGTCCGCGGCGATCGAGCAGCTGCGCGCGCTCGCCACCGCGCACACCCACCGGTGA
- the def gene encoding peptide deformylase, with protein MSVTPIRLFGDPVLRTPAEPVVDFDAELRRLVTDLTDTMLDAGGAGLAAPQLGVGLRVFTYHVDGVIGHLVNPDLSLGDEQESELEGCLSIPGVHVETPRAVQVVARGWTMHGEPVTVEGTYLLARAVQHETDHLDGILFIDRLDPEQRREAMRLIREADWGATPPVVRTSPHAGAFGRR; from the coding sequence GTGAGTGTCACCCCCATCCGGCTGTTCGGCGACCCGGTCCTACGCACCCCGGCCGAGCCGGTCGTCGACTTCGACGCCGAGCTGCGGCGTCTGGTCACCGACCTGACCGACACGATGCTCGACGCCGGGGGAGCGGGTCTCGCGGCACCGCAGCTGGGGGTCGGCCTGCGGGTGTTCACCTACCACGTCGACGGCGTCATCGGGCACCTCGTCAACCCCGACCTCAGCCTCGGCGACGAGCAGGAGAGCGAGCTCGAGGGGTGCCTGTCGATCCCCGGCGTGCACGTCGAGACCCCCCGTGCGGTGCAGGTCGTCGCCCGCGGGTGGACGATGCACGGCGAGCCGGTGACCGTCGAGGGCACCTACCTGCTCGCACGGGCCGTGCAGCACGAGACCGACCACCTCGACGGCATCCTCTTCATCGACCGGCTCGATCCGGAGCAGCGCCGCGAGGCCATGCGCCTCATCCGTGAGGCCGACTGGGGGGCGACCCCGCCCGTGGTCCGCACCAGCCCGCACGCCGGCGCCTTCGGGAGGCGTTGA
- the gmk gene encoding guanylate kinase, whose protein sequence is MSAPSRLTVLAGPTAVGKGTVAAYVREHHPEVWVSVSATTRRPRPGEVDGIHYHFVDDEHFDAMVRDGELLEWAVVHGRAKYGTPRGPVEQALAAGRPALLEIDLQGARQVRESMPEALFVFLAPPTWDELVRRLVGRGTEGAEEREARLDTARVELASASEFDVTVLNDDVHRAAEELVSLMRNPST, encoded by the coding sequence GTGAGTGCCCCCTCGCGCCTGACGGTCCTCGCGGGGCCCACCGCCGTCGGCAAGGGCACCGTGGCGGCCTACGTGCGCGAACACCACCCCGAGGTCTGGGTCTCGGTGTCCGCGACGACCCGCCGCCCACGACCCGGTGAGGTCGACGGCATCCACTACCACTTCGTCGACGACGAGCACTTCGACGCGATGGTGCGCGACGGTGAGCTGCTCGAATGGGCGGTGGTGCACGGCCGCGCCAAGTACGGCACGCCTCGGGGCCCGGTCGAGCAGGCGCTGGCCGCCGGGCGACCGGCCCTGCTCGAGATCGACCTCCAGGGCGCACGGCAGGTGCGCGAGAGCATGCCCGAGGCGCTGTTCGTCTTCCTCGCCCCTCCCACGTGGGACGAACTGGTGCGCCGGCTCGTCGGGCGGGGGACCGAGGGTGCGGAGGAACGTGAGGCCCGACTGGACACCGCGAGGGTCGAACTGGCCTCCGCGAGCGAGTTCGACGTGACCGTCCTCAACGACGACGTCCATCGCGCCGCCGAGGAACTCGTATCATTGATGAGAAACCCCTCCACCTGA
- the metK gene encoding methionine adenosyltransferase has translation MSARLFTSESVTEGHPDKICDQISDSILDAMLAQDPRSRVAVETMVTTGLVHVAGEVTTEAYVEIPKLVRDTVLTIGYDSSTKGFDGASCGVSVSIGQQSPDIAQGVDTAFESRTGAVDPLDKQGAGDQGLMFGYACDDTPELMPLPIFLAHRLAERLTAVRKDGELSYLRPDGKTQVTIAYDGDRAVSLDAVVVSSQHAEDISLEGMLEPDVRAHVIDPVLAELADSGTQLRTEDYRAYINPTGKFVIGGPMGDAGLTGRKIIVDTYGGMARHGGGAFSGKDPSKVDRSAAYATRWVAKNVVAAGLARRCEVQVAYAIGKAQPVGLYVETFGTETVPADKIQSAILSTFDLRPAAILDALDLLRPIYKATAAYGHFGRTSAAGVENPFTWERTDRVEALQRAANG, from the coding sequence GTGTCGGCACGCCTGTTCACGTCCGAGTCCGTGACCGAGGGTCACCCGGACAAGATCTGCGACCAGATCTCCGACTCGATCCTCGACGCCATGCTGGCCCAGGACCCCCGCAGCCGCGTGGCCGTCGAGACGATGGTGACGACCGGTCTCGTGCACGTCGCCGGTGAGGTGACCACCGAAGCCTACGTGGAGATCCCGAAGCTCGTGCGGGACACGGTGCTCACGATCGGCTACGACAGCTCGACGAAGGGCTTCGACGGGGCCTCGTGCGGGGTCAGCGTGTCCATCGGGCAGCAGAGCCCCGACATCGCCCAGGGTGTCGACACCGCCTTCGAGAGCCGCACCGGCGCCGTCGACCCGCTCGACAAGCAGGGTGCCGGTGACCAGGGGCTGATGTTCGGCTACGCCTGCGACGACACCCCCGAGCTGATGCCGCTGCCGATCTTCCTGGCCCACCGGCTCGCCGAGCGGCTGACCGCGGTGCGCAAGGACGGGGAGCTGTCCTACCTGCGCCCCGACGGCAAGACCCAGGTCACCATCGCCTACGACGGTGACCGCGCGGTCTCCCTCGACGCCGTCGTGGTCTCCAGCCAGCACGCCGAGGACATCTCCCTCGAGGGCATGCTCGAGCCCGACGTGCGGGCGCACGTCATCGACCCGGTGCTCGCCGAGCTCGCCGACTCCGGCACCCAGCTGCGCACCGAGGACTACCGCGCCTACATCAACCCCACCGGCAAGTTCGTCATCGGTGGCCCGATGGGCGACGCCGGCCTGACCGGCCGCAAGATCATCGTCGACACCTACGGCGGCATGGCCCGTCACGGTGGCGGCGCCTTCTCCGGCAAGGACCCGAGCAAGGTCGACCGCTCGGCCGCCTACGCCACCCGCTGGGTCGCCAAGAACGTCGTCGCCGCCGGGCTGGCCCGCCGCTGCGAGGTCCAGGTCGCCTACGCGATCGGCAAGGCACAGCCGGTCGGTCTCTACGTCGAGACCTTCGGCACCGAGACGGTCCCCGCAGACAAGATCCAGTCAGCGATCCTCTCCACCTTCGACCTGCGTCCCGCGGCCATCCTCGACGCGCTCGACCTCCTGCGCCCGATCTACAAGGCCACGGCGGCCTACGGTCACTTCGGCCGCACCTCCGCAGCCGGTGTCGAGAACCCGTTCACGTGGGAGCGCACCGATCGCGTCGAGGCGCTCCAGCGCGCCGCCAACGGCTGA